In Solanum pennellii chromosome 7, SPENNV200, the following are encoded in one genomic region:
- the LOC107026090 gene encoding WD repeat-containing protein 11 isoform X1: MSIQIQKPPNESWDCMLPGPPSRNNGGSADISPAGLFAYASGSSVSVVETHSMQLVTTIPLPPPSSSTTSLSPFITSVKWSPQNLPHLIDVPQHHLLLAVGDRQGRICLLDFRSKSPTIFFDTGSGSKLGIQDLCWVQTGPDSWILAALCGPSLLSLFNTSTGRCFFKYDAAPEYFSCLRRDPFDSRHFCALGLKGFLLSVTALGDTENDVVLKELQIRTDTTELQKLERDSSTGGNGAPASATFPTYISKFAFSPHWMHLIFVAFPRELVVFDLQYETALFSSGLPRGCGKFLEVLPDSNIEVLYCAHLDGKLSTWRRKDGEQVHTMCAMEELMPSIGTTVPSPSILAAVISHSDAAFQTIGKLYSDAHHSADVDFDNPFDFCDESLVLSKTRLITISDDGKVWKWLLTAEGSVDIQKDMSNPDIVAEASKSVPSEIPMGHNSETSTVPLSTDANRSRTCLSKSTTSLDEVSFKISLVGQLHLLSSAVTMLAVPSPSLTATLGRGGNSPAVAVPLVAVGTQSGTIDVIDVSANAVSVSFAVHNSVVRGLRWLGNSRLVSFSYSQGTEKAGGYINRLVVTCLRSGLNRPFRVLQKPERAPIRALRASSSGRYLLILFRDAPVEVWAMTKTPIMLRSLALPFTVLEWTLPTVPRPLPKDRPAVASTETSSPTKEAVAAADAKGAGTDGSQDEFSESFSFALVNGALGVFEVHGRRIRDFRPKWPSSSFVSSEGLVTAMAYRLPHVVMGDRSGNIRWWDVTTGQSSSFNTHREGIRRIKFSPVVPGDRSRGRIAVLFYDNTFSVFDLDSPDPLANSLLQPQFPGTLVLELDWLPLRSDKNDPLVLCIAGADSSFRLVEVNMSDNKMIHGSQVRPVKERFRPVPLCSPILLPTPHALALRTILQLGVKPSWFNTWSTTTDDANHQVPGTPTSGDLRNHMIESPRIGDTVVPEMLLKVLEPYRREGCILNDEMVRLYAGLVDKGSAVRFAFAAAIFGEPMEALFWLQLPRALNYWMKRLTNKSPARVPQSASTSELDEVSMLNRISSKGKSGTETGKNNSLGNGQLQLMAFEQEELWGRANEQIPWHEKLEGEEAIQNRVHELVSIGNLEAAVSLLLSTPPESSYFSANALRAVALSSAVSTSLLELAVKVVAANMVRTDRSLSGTHLLCAVGRHQEACSQLQDAGCWTDAATLAATHLKGTDYARVLLRWAQHVLHSEHNIWRALILYVAAGALPEALASLRGAQQPDTAAMFILACQEIHSEYLSSLDDELRSSDKLVNLPGLNPESEDVHAVGEYYGQYQRKLVHLCMDSQPFSD, from the exons ATGTCGATACAAATTCAAAAGCCACCAAATGAGTCATGGGACTGTATGTTACCTGGCCCACCTTCCCGGAACAACGGTGGATCCGCTGATATTTCTCCCGCCGGCCTATTTGCTTACGCCTCCGGTAGCTCTGTATCCGTCGTCGAAACTCATTCTATGCAACTCGTTACTACTATCCCTCTTCCACCACCGTCCTCTTCTACTACCTCATTGTCCCCTTTCATCACTTCCGTCAAGTGGTCCCCACAGAATCTTCCGCATTTAATCGACGTTCCTCAACATCATCTTCTTCTCGCTGTCGGTGATCGTCAAGGACGAATTTGTTTACTTGATTTCCGGTCTAAATCTCCGACGATTTTCTTTGATACTGGTTCAGGTTCTAAACTTGGGATTCAGGATCTATGTTGGGTACAAACTGGACCGGATTCATGGATCTTAGCTGCTTTATGTGGACCTTCGTTGCTTTCTCTGTTTAATACTTCCACGGGTCGGTGTTTCTTCAAATATGATGCTGCGCCGGAGTATTTCTCGTGTCTACGTCGTGATCCGTTTGATTCGCGGCATTTTTGTGCCCTAGGACTTAAAGGATTTTTGCTTTCAGTGACTGCATTGGGAGATACAGAGAATGATGTGGTGCTTAAGGAACTTCAAATTCGTACGGATACTACTGAATTGCAGAAACTAGAGAGGGATTCATCAACTGGAGGTAATGGAGCTCCGGCATCAGCTACATTTCCGACGTACATTTCGAAATTTGCATTTTCACCACACTGGATGCATTTGATCTTCGTGGCGTTTCCGAGGGAATTGGTAGTGTTTGATCTGCAGTATGAGACAGCACTGTTCTCGTCTGGGCTGCCCCGGGGATGTGGGAAGTTTCTGGAGGTGTTACCTGACTCGAATATTGAAGTTCTGTACTGTGCTCATCTTGATGGAAAGCTCAGTACTTGGCGGCGGAAAGA CGGAGAGCAAGTGCACACAATGTGTGCGATGGAAGAATTGATGCCCTCAATAGGGACAACCGTTCCTTCCCCCTCAATTCTTGCAGCTGTTATCTCCCATTCAGATGCCGCCTTTCAAACTATTGGCAAGCTTTATTCAGATGCACATCATTCAGCTGATGTGGATTTTGATAATCCATTTGATTTTTGTGATGAATCCCTTGTTTTATCTAAGACGCGTTTAATCACCATTTCTGATGATGGGAAAGTATGGAAATGGCTCCTGACTGCTGAAGGATCCGTAGATATTCAGAAGGACATGTCAAATCCAGATATTGTTGCAGAAGCCAGTAAGTCTGTACCTTCAGAGATTCCCATGGGTCACAACTCTGAGACTAGCACAGTTCCACTGTCAACTGATGCAAATAGAAGCAGGACCTGTCTGTCAAAATCCACTACAAGCCTAGATGAGGTGTCCTTTAAG ATTAGTCTAGTTGGGCAGCTTCATCTTCTTTCTTCAGCGGTGACTATGTTGGCTGTACCTTCCCCTTCTTTGACTGCTACTTTGGGAC GTGGAGGAAACTCTCCAGCTGTCGCTGTTCCGCTTGTTGCTGTGGGAACTCAAAGTGGTACAATAGACGTGATTGATGTCTCTGCCAACGCTGTCAGTGTTAGCTTTGCAGTCCATAACAGTGTTGTCAGGGGATTAAGGTGGCTTGGAAATTCCCGGCTGGTTTCTTTCTCGTACTCACAG GGTACAGAAAAAGCAGGTGGCTACATCAATAGGCTCGTTGTGACATGTCTTCGAAGTGGACTCAATCGACCATTTCGTGTTCTGCAGAAACCAGAGCGAGCACCTATTAGAGCTTTAAGGGCTTCATCTTCCGGCAG GTACCTATTGATTTTGTTTCGTGATGCACCAGTAGAAGTTTGGGCTATGACTAAGACACCAATCATG CTTAGATCACTAGCTCTCCCGTTCACTGTGCTAGAATGGACTCTTCCAACAGTACCGCGGCCATTGCCTAAAGATCGTCCTGCCGTAGCGTCAACAGAGACATCCTCCCCAACAAAAGAAGCAGTTGCAGCAGCAGATGCTA AAGGAGCTGGGACAGATGGATCTCAAGATGAATTTTCAGAAAGTTTCTCTTTTGCActagtcaatggtgcacttggaGTTTTTGAGGTTCATGGTCGAAGGATCCGTGACTTTAG ACCAAAGTGGCCTTCATCTTCATTTGTTTCATCTGAGGGATTGGTGACGGCAATGGCCTATCGTCTGCCTCATGTG GTTATGGGCGACAGGTCAGGAAACATTCGCTGGTGGGATGTTACTACTGGACAGTCGTCCTCATTTAACACCCATAGGGAAGGCATTCGTAGAATCAAGTTCTCACCAGTTGTTCCTGGAGATCGTAGTCGTGGGCGTATTGCCGTTCTGTTTTATGATAATACATTTTCGGTATTTGATCTG GACTCACCTGATCCATTAGCCAATTCACTTTTACAACCTCAATTTCCTGGAACTCTTGTATTGGAGCTTGATTGGTTGCCTTTGCGATCAGATAAGAATGATCCACTGGTGCTATGCATCGCTGGAGCTGATAGCAGCTTTCGCCTTGTTGAAGTCAATAT GAGTGACAATAAAATGATCCATGGTTCCCAAGTTCGACCAGTCAAAGAAAGATTTCGACCAGTGCCTTTGTGTTCTCCCATATTACTACCCACGCCACATGCCCTG GCATTACGTACAATCTTACAGTTAGGTGTGAAGCCATCATGGTTTAATACATGGAGTACAACCACAGATGACGCGAACCACCAAGTTCCTGGAACTCCGACATCTGGAGATCTTCGTAACCACATGATTGAATCACCCCGCATTGGTGATACTGTAGTGCCTGAGATGCTTCTCAAAGTACTGGAGCCTTATCGCAGAGAAG GGTGCATACTTAATGATGAGATGGTTAGACTCTATGCTGGTCTAGTGGATAAAGGTTCTGCAGTAAGGTTTGCCTTTGCTGCTGCTATATTTGGGGAACCCATGGAAGCTCTTTTCTGGCTGCAATTACCGCGAGCTTTAAACTACTGGATGAAAAGATTGACTAACAAGTCTCCAGCAAGAGTCCCTCAATCAGCTTCCACGTCAGAACTTGATGAAGTATCTATGTTAAATAGGATATCATCAAAGGGAAAGTCGGGGACCGAAACGgggaaaaataattctttg GGAAATGGTCAACTTCAGCTGATGGCCTTTGAACAAGAAGAGTTGTGGGGGCGTGCTAATGAGCAGATTCCTTGGCATGAAAAGCTGGAAGGAGAAGAGGCAATTCAAAACCGTGTGCATGA ATTAGTATCGATTGGAAACCTAGAAGCTGCTGTCAGCTTACTGCTCTCCACGCCTCCAGAGAGCTCATATTTCTCTGCAAATGCATTGCGTGCTGTTGCCCTTTCTTCAGCTGTATCAACGTCTTTACTTGAGCTGGCTGTAAAG GTTGTTGCTGCCAATATGGTGAGAACAGACCGGTCCTTGTCTGGAACACATCTTCTTTGTGCTGTTGGCAGGCATCAAGAAGCTTGTTCTCAG TTACAAGATGCTGGATGCTGGACTGATGCTGCAACATTAGCTGCAACACATCTTAAAGGAACTGATTATGCAAG GGTGTTGCTGAGGTGGGCTCAGCATGTTCTTCATTCTGAACACAACATTTGGAG GGCGCTGATCTTGTATGTTGCTGCTGGTGCACTGCCAGAGGCGTTAGCTTCTCTTCGTGGGGCACAACAACCAGACACAGCAGCCATGTTTATACTGGCTTGCCAGGAAATCCATAGTGAATATCTATCTAGCTTGGATGATGAATTAAGATCTTCAGATAAGTTGGTTAACTTGCCGGGACTGAACCCAGAAAGTGAAGATGTCCATGCAGTTGGTGAATACTATGGACAATACCAGAGAAAACTGGTCCATCTTTGCATGGACTCCCAACCTTTCTCCGACTGA
- the LOC107026090 gene encoding WD repeat-containing protein 11 isoform X2, whose protein sequence is MSIQIQKPPNESWDCMLPGPPSRNNGGSADISPAGLFAYASGSSVSVVETHSMQLVTTIPLPPPSSSTTSLSPFITSVKWSPQNLPHLIDVPQHHLLLAVGDRQGRICLLDFRSKSPTIFFDTGSGSKLGIQDLCWVQTGPDSWILAALCGPSLLSLFNTSTGRCFFKYDAAPEYFSCLRRDPFDSRHFCALGLKGFLLSVTALGDTENDVVLKELQIRTDTTELQKLERDSSTGGNGAPASATFPTYISKFAFSPHWMHLIFVAFPRELVVFDLQYETALFSSGLPRGCGKFLEVLPDSNIEVLYCAHLDGKLSTWRRKDGEQVHTMCAMEELMPSIGTTVPSPSILAAVISHSDAAFQTIGKLYSDAHHSADVDFDNPFDFCDESLVLSKTRLITISDDGKVWKWLLTAEGSVDIQKDMSNPDIVAEASKSVPSEIPMGHNSETSTVPLSTDANRSRTCLSKSTTSLDEVSFKISLVGQLHLLSSAVTMLAVPSPSLTATLGRGGNSPAVAVPLVAVGTQSGTIDVIDVSANAVSVSFAVHNSVVRGLRWLGNSRLVSFSYSQGTEKAGGYINRLVVTCLRSGLNRPFRVLQKPERAPIRALRASSSGRYLLILFRDAPVEVWAMTKTPIMLRSLALPFTVLEWTLPTVPRPLPKDRPAVASTETSSPTKEAVAAADAKGAGTDGSQDEFSESFSFALVNGALGVFEVHGRRIRDFRPKWPSSSFVSSEGLVTAMAYRLPHVVMGDRSGNIRWWDVTTGQSSSFNTHREGIRRIKFSPVVPGDRSRGRIAVLFYDNTFSVFDLDSPDPLANSLLQPQFPGTLVLELDWLPLRSDKNDPLVLCIAGADSSFRLVEVNMSDNKMIHGSQVRPVKERFRPVPLCSPILLPTPHALALRTILQLGVKPSWFNTWSTTTDDANHQVPGTPTSGDLRNHMIESPRIGDTVVPEMLLKVLEPYRREGCILNDEMVRLYAGLVDKGSAVRFAFAAAIFGEPMEALFWLQLPRALNYWMKRLTNKSPARVPQSASTSELDEVSMLNRISSKGKSGTETGKNNSLGNGQLQLMAFEQEELWGRANEQIPWHEKLEGEEAIQNRVHEK, encoded by the exons ATGTCGATACAAATTCAAAAGCCACCAAATGAGTCATGGGACTGTATGTTACCTGGCCCACCTTCCCGGAACAACGGTGGATCCGCTGATATTTCTCCCGCCGGCCTATTTGCTTACGCCTCCGGTAGCTCTGTATCCGTCGTCGAAACTCATTCTATGCAACTCGTTACTACTATCCCTCTTCCACCACCGTCCTCTTCTACTACCTCATTGTCCCCTTTCATCACTTCCGTCAAGTGGTCCCCACAGAATCTTCCGCATTTAATCGACGTTCCTCAACATCATCTTCTTCTCGCTGTCGGTGATCGTCAAGGACGAATTTGTTTACTTGATTTCCGGTCTAAATCTCCGACGATTTTCTTTGATACTGGTTCAGGTTCTAAACTTGGGATTCAGGATCTATGTTGGGTACAAACTGGACCGGATTCATGGATCTTAGCTGCTTTATGTGGACCTTCGTTGCTTTCTCTGTTTAATACTTCCACGGGTCGGTGTTTCTTCAAATATGATGCTGCGCCGGAGTATTTCTCGTGTCTACGTCGTGATCCGTTTGATTCGCGGCATTTTTGTGCCCTAGGACTTAAAGGATTTTTGCTTTCAGTGACTGCATTGGGAGATACAGAGAATGATGTGGTGCTTAAGGAACTTCAAATTCGTACGGATACTACTGAATTGCAGAAACTAGAGAGGGATTCATCAACTGGAGGTAATGGAGCTCCGGCATCAGCTACATTTCCGACGTACATTTCGAAATTTGCATTTTCACCACACTGGATGCATTTGATCTTCGTGGCGTTTCCGAGGGAATTGGTAGTGTTTGATCTGCAGTATGAGACAGCACTGTTCTCGTCTGGGCTGCCCCGGGGATGTGGGAAGTTTCTGGAGGTGTTACCTGACTCGAATATTGAAGTTCTGTACTGTGCTCATCTTGATGGAAAGCTCAGTACTTGGCGGCGGAAAGA CGGAGAGCAAGTGCACACAATGTGTGCGATGGAAGAATTGATGCCCTCAATAGGGACAACCGTTCCTTCCCCCTCAATTCTTGCAGCTGTTATCTCCCATTCAGATGCCGCCTTTCAAACTATTGGCAAGCTTTATTCAGATGCACATCATTCAGCTGATGTGGATTTTGATAATCCATTTGATTTTTGTGATGAATCCCTTGTTTTATCTAAGACGCGTTTAATCACCATTTCTGATGATGGGAAAGTATGGAAATGGCTCCTGACTGCTGAAGGATCCGTAGATATTCAGAAGGACATGTCAAATCCAGATATTGTTGCAGAAGCCAGTAAGTCTGTACCTTCAGAGATTCCCATGGGTCACAACTCTGAGACTAGCACAGTTCCACTGTCAACTGATGCAAATAGAAGCAGGACCTGTCTGTCAAAATCCACTACAAGCCTAGATGAGGTGTCCTTTAAG ATTAGTCTAGTTGGGCAGCTTCATCTTCTTTCTTCAGCGGTGACTATGTTGGCTGTACCTTCCCCTTCTTTGACTGCTACTTTGGGAC GTGGAGGAAACTCTCCAGCTGTCGCTGTTCCGCTTGTTGCTGTGGGAACTCAAAGTGGTACAATAGACGTGATTGATGTCTCTGCCAACGCTGTCAGTGTTAGCTTTGCAGTCCATAACAGTGTTGTCAGGGGATTAAGGTGGCTTGGAAATTCCCGGCTGGTTTCTTTCTCGTACTCACAG GGTACAGAAAAAGCAGGTGGCTACATCAATAGGCTCGTTGTGACATGTCTTCGAAGTGGACTCAATCGACCATTTCGTGTTCTGCAGAAACCAGAGCGAGCACCTATTAGAGCTTTAAGGGCTTCATCTTCCGGCAG GTACCTATTGATTTTGTTTCGTGATGCACCAGTAGAAGTTTGGGCTATGACTAAGACACCAATCATG CTTAGATCACTAGCTCTCCCGTTCACTGTGCTAGAATGGACTCTTCCAACAGTACCGCGGCCATTGCCTAAAGATCGTCCTGCCGTAGCGTCAACAGAGACATCCTCCCCAACAAAAGAAGCAGTTGCAGCAGCAGATGCTA AAGGAGCTGGGACAGATGGATCTCAAGATGAATTTTCAGAAAGTTTCTCTTTTGCActagtcaatggtgcacttggaGTTTTTGAGGTTCATGGTCGAAGGATCCGTGACTTTAG ACCAAAGTGGCCTTCATCTTCATTTGTTTCATCTGAGGGATTGGTGACGGCAATGGCCTATCGTCTGCCTCATGTG GTTATGGGCGACAGGTCAGGAAACATTCGCTGGTGGGATGTTACTACTGGACAGTCGTCCTCATTTAACACCCATAGGGAAGGCATTCGTAGAATCAAGTTCTCACCAGTTGTTCCTGGAGATCGTAGTCGTGGGCGTATTGCCGTTCTGTTTTATGATAATACATTTTCGGTATTTGATCTG GACTCACCTGATCCATTAGCCAATTCACTTTTACAACCTCAATTTCCTGGAACTCTTGTATTGGAGCTTGATTGGTTGCCTTTGCGATCAGATAAGAATGATCCACTGGTGCTATGCATCGCTGGAGCTGATAGCAGCTTTCGCCTTGTTGAAGTCAATAT GAGTGACAATAAAATGATCCATGGTTCCCAAGTTCGACCAGTCAAAGAAAGATTTCGACCAGTGCCTTTGTGTTCTCCCATATTACTACCCACGCCACATGCCCTG GCATTACGTACAATCTTACAGTTAGGTGTGAAGCCATCATGGTTTAATACATGGAGTACAACCACAGATGACGCGAACCACCAAGTTCCTGGAACTCCGACATCTGGAGATCTTCGTAACCACATGATTGAATCACCCCGCATTGGTGATACTGTAGTGCCTGAGATGCTTCTCAAAGTACTGGAGCCTTATCGCAGAGAAG GGTGCATACTTAATGATGAGATGGTTAGACTCTATGCTGGTCTAGTGGATAAAGGTTCTGCAGTAAGGTTTGCCTTTGCTGCTGCTATATTTGGGGAACCCATGGAAGCTCTTTTCTGGCTGCAATTACCGCGAGCTTTAAACTACTGGATGAAAAGATTGACTAACAAGTCTCCAGCAAGAGTCCCTCAATCAGCTTCCACGTCAGAACTTGATGAAGTATCTATGTTAAATAGGATATCATCAAAGGGAAAGTCGGGGACCGAAACGgggaaaaataattctttg GGAAATGGTCAACTTCAGCTGATGGCCTTTGAACAAGAAGAGTTGTGGGGGCGTGCTAATGAGCAGATTCCTTGGCATGAAAAGCTGGAAGGAGAAGAGGCAATTCAAAACCGTGTGCATGA gaaataa
- the LOC107026090 gene encoding WD repeat-containing protein 11 isoform X3, with protein MSIQIQKPPNESWDCMLPGPPSRNNGGSADISPAGLFAYASGSSVSVVETHSMQLVTTIPLPPPSSSTTSLSPFITSVKWSPQNLPHLIDVPQHHLLLAVGDRQGRICLLDFRSKSPTIFFDTGSGSKLGIQDLCWVQTGPDSWILAALCGPSLLSLFNTSTGRCFFKYDAAPEYFSCLRRDPFDSRHFCALGLKGFLLSVTALGDTENDVVLKELQIRTDTTELQKLERDSSTGGNGAPASATFPTYISKFAFSPHWMHLIFVAFPRELVVFDLQYETALFSSGLPRGCGKFLEVLPDSNIEVLYCAHLDGKLSTWRRKDGEQVHTMCAMEELMPSIGTTVPSPSILAAVISHSDAAFQTIGKLYSDAHHSADVDFDNPFDFCDESLVLSKTRLITISDDGKVWKWLLTAEGSVDIQKDMSNPDIVAEASKSVPSEIPMGHNSETSTVPLSTDANRSRTCLSKSTTSLDEVSFKISLVGQLHLLSSAVTMLAVPSPSLTATLGRGGNSPAVAVPLVAVGTQSGTIDVIDVSANAVSVSFAVHNSVVRGLRWLGNSRLVSFSYSQGTEKAGGYINRLVVTCLRSGLNRPFRVLQKPERAPIRALRASSSGRYLLILFRDAPVEVWAMTKTPIMLRSLALPFTVLEWTLPTVPRPLPKDRPAVASTETSSPTKEAVAAADAKGAGTDGSQDEFSESFSFALVNGALGVFEVHGRRIRDFRPKWPSSSFVSSEGLVTAMAYRLPHVVMGDRSGNIRWWDVTTGQSSSFNTHREGIRRIKFSPVVPGDRSRGRIAVLFYDNTFSVFDLDSPDPLANSLLQPQFPGTLVLELDWLPLRSDKNDPLVLCIAGADSSFRLVEVNMSDNKMIHGSQVRPVKERFRPVPLCSPILLPTPHALALRTILQLGVKPSWFNTWSTTTDDANHQVPGTPTSGDLRNHMIESPRIGDTVVPEMLLKVLEPYRREGCILNDEMVRLYAGLVDKGSAVRFAFAAAIFGEPMEALFWLQLPRALNYWMKRLTNKSPARVPQSASTSELDEVSMLNRISSKGKSGTETGKNNSLEWFFTF; from the exons ATGTCGATACAAATTCAAAAGCCACCAAATGAGTCATGGGACTGTATGTTACCTGGCCCACCTTCCCGGAACAACGGTGGATCCGCTGATATTTCTCCCGCCGGCCTATTTGCTTACGCCTCCGGTAGCTCTGTATCCGTCGTCGAAACTCATTCTATGCAACTCGTTACTACTATCCCTCTTCCACCACCGTCCTCTTCTACTACCTCATTGTCCCCTTTCATCACTTCCGTCAAGTGGTCCCCACAGAATCTTCCGCATTTAATCGACGTTCCTCAACATCATCTTCTTCTCGCTGTCGGTGATCGTCAAGGACGAATTTGTTTACTTGATTTCCGGTCTAAATCTCCGACGATTTTCTTTGATACTGGTTCAGGTTCTAAACTTGGGATTCAGGATCTATGTTGGGTACAAACTGGACCGGATTCATGGATCTTAGCTGCTTTATGTGGACCTTCGTTGCTTTCTCTGTTTAATACTTCCACGGGTCGGTGTTTCTTCAAATATGATGCTGCGCCGGAGTATTTCTCGTGTCTACGTCGTGATCCGTTTGATTCGCGGCATTTTTGTGCCCTAGGACTTAAAGGATTTTTGCTTTCAGTGACTGCATTGGGAGATACAGAGAATGATGTGGTGCTTAAGGAACTTCAAATTCGTACGGATACTACTGAATTGCAGAAACTAGAGAGGGATTCATCAACTGGAGGTAATGGAGCTCCGGCATCAGCTACATTTCCGACGTACATTTCGAAATTTGCATTTTCACCACACTGGATGCATTTGATCTTCGTGGCGTTTCCGAGGGAATTGGTAGTGTTTGATCTGCAGTATGAGACAGCACTGTTCTCGTCTGGGCTGCCCCGGGGATGTGGGAAGTTTCTGGAGGTGTTACCTGACTCGAATATTGAAGTTCTGTACTGTGCTCATCTTGATGGAAAGCTCAGTACTTGGCGGCGGAAAGA CGGAGAGCAAGTGCACACAATGTGTGCGATGGAAGAATTGATGCCCTCAATAGGGACAACCGTTCCTTCCCCCTCAATTCTTGCAGCTGTTATCTCCCATTCAGATGCCGCCTTTCAAACTATTGGCAAGCTTTATTCAGATGCACATCATTCAGCTGATGTGGATTTTGATAATCCATTTGATTTTTGTGATGAATCCCTTGTTTTATCTAAGACGCGTTTAATCACCATTTCTGATGATGGGAAAGTATGGAAATGGCTCCTGACTGCTGAAGGATCCGTAGATATTCAGAAGGACATGTCAAATCCAGATATTGTTGCAGAAGCCAGTAAGTCTGTACCTTCAGAGATTCCCATGGGTCACAACTCTGAGACTAGCACAGTTCCACTGTCAACTGATGCAAATAGAAGCAGGACCTGTCTGTCAAAATCCACTACAAGCCTAGATGAGGTGTCCTTTAAG ATTAGTCTAGTTGGGCAGCTTCATCTTCTTTCTTCAGCGGTGACTATGTTGGCTGTACCTTCCCCTTCTTTGACTGCTACTTTGGGAC GTGGAGGAAACTCTCCAGCTGTCGCTGTTCCGCTTGTTGCTGTGGGAACTCAAAGTGGTACAATAGACGTGATTGATGTCTCTGCCAACGCTGTCAGTGTTAGCTTTGCAGTCCATAACAGTGTTGTCAGGGGATTAAGGTGGCTTGGAAATTCCCGGCTGGTTTCTTTCTCGTACTCACAG GGTACAGAAAAAGCAGGTGGCTACATCAATAGGCTCGTTGTGACATGTCTTCGAAGTGGACTCAATCGACCATTTCGTGTTCTGCAGAAACCAGAGCGAGCACCTATTAGAGCTTTAAGGGCTTCATCTTCCGGCAG GTACCTATTGATTTTGTTTCGTGATGCACCAGTAGAAGTTTGGGCTATGACTAAGACACCAATCATG CTTAGATCACTAGCTCTCCCGTTCACTGTGCTAGAATGGACTCTTCCAACAGTACCGCGGCCATTGCCTAAAGATCGTCCTGCCGTAGCGTCAACAGAGACATCCTCCCCAACAAAAGAAGCAGTTGCAGCAGCAGATGCTA AAGGAGCTGGGACAGATGGATCTCAAGATGAATTTTCAGAAAGTTTCTCTTTTGCActagtcaatggtgcacttggaGTTTTTGAGGTTCATGGTCGAAGGATCCGTGACTTTAG ACCAAAGTGGCCTTCATCTTCATTTGTTTCATCTGAGGGATTGGTGACGGCAATGGCCTATCGTCTGCCTCATGTG GTTATGGGCGACAGGTCAGGAAACATTCGCTGGTGGGATGTTACTACTGGACAGTCGTCCTCATTTAACACCCATAGGGAAGGCATTCGTAGAATCAAGTTCTCACCAGTTGTTCCTGGAGATCGTAGTCGTGGGCGTATTGCCGTTCTGTTTTATGATAATACATTTTCGGTATTTGATCTG GACTCACCTGATCCATTAGCCAATTCACTTTTACAACCTCAATTTCCTGGAACTCTTGTATTGGAGCTTGATTGGTTGCCTTTGCGATCAGATAAGAATGATCCACTGGTGCTATGCATCGCTGGAGCTGATAGCAGCTTTCGCCTTGTTGAAGTCAATAT GAGTGACAATAAAATGATCCATGGTTCCCAAGTTCGACCAGTCAAAGAAAGATTTCGACCAGTGCCTTTGTGTTCTCCCATATTACTACCCACGCCACATGCCCTG GCATTACGTACAATCTTACAGTTAGGTGTGAAGCCATCATGGTTTAATACATGGAGTACAACCACAGATGACGCGAACCACCAAGTTCCTGGAACTCCGACATCTGGAGATCTTCGTAACCACATGATTGAATCACCCCGCATTGGTGATACTGTAGTGCCTGAGATGCTTCTCAAAGTACTGGAGCCTTATCGCAGAGAAG GGTGCATACTTAATGATGAGATGGTTAGACTCTATGCTGGTCTAGTGGATAAAGGTTCTGCAGTAAGGTTTGCCTTTGCTGCTGCTATATTTGGGGAACCCATGGAAGCTCTTTTCTGGCTGCAATTACCGCGAGCTTTAAACTACTGGATGAAAAGATTGACTAACAAGTCTCCAGCAAGAGTCCCTCAATCAGCTTCCACGTCAGAACTTGATGAAGTATCTATGTTAAATAGGATATCATCAAAGGGAAAGTCGGGGACCGAAACGgggaaaaataattctttg GAATGGTTTTTCACCTTCTAA